A stretch of the Marivirga tractuosa DSM 4126 genome encodes the following:
- a CDS encoding anti-sigma factor, whose translation MSKIEAYISTGVIEAFVLGQLNESETKELLQYAEEHEEVRKAIDEAEETLFALGKKGSIAPPESSKNNLFEDLGLEVESFEDDSEEELVQEEIQKESKSYSIYPYLSAAASIVAIIGIAFSVYYYNQWQATEARLSNIIAQNQTMAQQYNVVKNQMEQYAENVEILRQPGIETVPMKGLDIAPEAQAFVHWNKKTNEVFLNAKKMPANEMDNQYQLWAIVDGNPVDMGVFDVAGDMTSLLKMKTTGKASAFAVTLEPRGGSKNPTMEKMYVIGQI comes from the coding sequence GTGAGTAAAATAGAAGCATACATATCGACAGGAGTAATTGAAGCTTTTGTTTTGGGCCAGCTGAATGAGTCCGAAACAAAGGAGTTGCTTCAGTATGCAGAAGAGCATGAGGAAGTAAGAAAAGCCATTGATGAGGCGGAAGAAACCTTATTTGCTTTAGGTAAAAAAGGAAGCATTGCACCTCCCGAATCCTCTAAAAACAATCTTTTTGAAGACTTGGGATTGGAGGTCGAATCTTTTGAAGATGATTCTGAAGAAGAACTTGTTCAAGAAGAAATCCAAAAGGAGAGTAAATCCTATTCTATTTACCCTTATTTATCAGCTGCAGCAAGTATTGTAGCTATAATTGGAATAGCTTTTAGTGTTTATTATTATAACCAATGGCAGGCTACTGAAGCCCGATTATCCAATATAATTGCGCAAAACCAAACAATGGCTCAGCAGTATAATGTGGTGAAAAATCAGATGGAGCAATATGCTGAGAATGTTGAAATCCTTAGACAGCCAGGAATAGAAACTGTTCCTATGAAAGGTTTGGACATTGCACCAGAAGCTCAAGCCTTCGTACATTGGAACAAAAAAACCAATGAGGTTTTTCTTAATGCTAAGAAAATGCCTGCCAATGAAATGGATAATCAATATCAATTGTGGGCAATAGTTGATGGAAACCCAGTTGACATGGGCGTTTTTGATGTAGCGGGTGATATGACAAGCTTACTCAAAATGAAAACCACTGGAAAAGCTTCTGCATTTGCTGTAACGCTAGAACCTAGAGGTGGCAGTAAAAACCCTACCATGGAGAAAATGTATGTGATTGGACAGATTTGA
- the fabG gene encoding 3-oxoacyl-[acyl-carrier-protein] reductase, whose protein sequence is MTKLLEGKTALITGASKGIGKAIAQKYAEQGANVAFTFLSSVEKGQALEKELTDAYGVKVKGYRSDASDFKAAEELIAGVVADFGILDILVNNAGITKDNLLMRMTEEMWDDVININLKSCFNTVKAANRTFMKQKSGSIINMTSVVGIKGNPGQANYSASKAGIIGFTKSVALELGSRNIRSNAIAPGFIETEMTDALDEKTVQGWRDAIPLKRGGSPDDVADLCVFLGSDMSSYITGQVIQVDGGMLT, encoded by the coding sequence ATGACAAAACTATTAGAAGGAAAAACCGCACTTATCACAGGTGCTTCAAAAGGAATAGGTAAAGCCATCGCTCAGAAATATGCTGAACAAGGCGCTAATGTAGCTTTTACTTTTTTATCAAGCGTTGAAAAAGGGCAGGCTTTGGAAAAAGAATTAACAGATGCTTATGGTGTAAAAGTAAAGGGATACCGCTCTGATGCCTCTGATTTTAAAGCAGCGGAAGAATTAATTGCTGGAGTAGTAGCTGATTTTGGAATCTTGGATATTTTGGTGAATAATGCTGGAATCACAAAAGATAATTTATTGATGCGCATGACAGAGGAAATGTGGGATGATGTAATCAATATCAATTTAAAATCTTGCTTCAATACCGTAAAGGCTGCAAATCGTACTTTTATGAAGCAAAAAAGTGGTTCTATTATTAATATGACCTCTGTTGTAGGAATAAAAGGAAACCCAGGACAAGCAAACTATTCTGCTTCAAAAGCTGGGATAATTGGATTTACAAAATCTGTTGCTTTGGAATTAGGTTCACGGAATATCCGTTCTAATGCTATAGCGCCAGGCTTTATCGAAACTGAAATGACTGATGCTTTGGATGAGAAAACCGTTCAAGGCTGGAGAGATGCTATTCCTTTGAAAAGAGGAGGGAGTCCAGATGATGTTGCAGATTTATGCGTATTCTTAGGCTCTGATATGTCTTCTTATATCACAGGTCAAGTAATTCAAGTTGATGGCGGAATGCTGACTTGA
- a CDS encoding rhomboid family intramembrane serine protease, translating into MFARLTPVVKNLLLINIALLLIPSLMNLELAQYFGLRYIFADSFKPFQFITYMFLHSGFGHLLGNMFALFIFGPMLERFWGSKKFFIFYMVTGVGAGILYGVVNFIEMQQLESAAEQYIENPNYESFVSFIQENANYAYRQWYDFIDAYGENPENPEYVEGSIQRVKEVVRFQGNVPLIGASGAVFGILFAFGFLFPNTELFLLFPPIPIKAKYLVTFYGLYELYAGIQNVPGDNVAHYAHLGGMLIAFILLKIWQKDSTRFY; encoded by the coding sequence ATGTTCGCAAGACTTACTCCGGTTGTTAAAAACCTGCTTTTAATAAATATAGCTTTATTGCTTATTCCGTCCTTAATGAATTTAGAATTGGCGCAGTATTTTGGCTTGCGTTATATTTTTGCCGACTCTTTTAAGCCATTCCAGTTCATTACCTATATGTTTCTGCACTCTGGTTTTGGGCACTTATTAGGTAATATGTTTGCCTTATTTATATTCGGCCCAATGCTGGAACGGTTTTGGGGATCGAAAAAGTTCTTTATTTTTTACATGGTGACGGGTGTTGGTGCTGGTATACTTTATGGAGTTGTAAACTTTATAGAAATGCAGCAATTAGAAAGTGCTGCTGAACAATATATCGAAAATCCGAATTATGAAAGTTTTGTATCTTTTATTCAGGAAAATGCCAATTATGCTTACCGACAATGGTATGACTTTATCGATGCTTACGGAGAAAATCCTGAGAATCCAGAGTATGTCGAGGGTAGTATTCAAAGAGTAAAAGAGGTAGTGCGCTTTCAGGGAAATGTACCATTAATTGGAGCTTCAGGTGCGGTGTTCGGAATTCTATTTGCATTCGGCTTTTTATTTCCAAATACGGAATTGTTTTTACTCTTCCCGCCTATTCCTATCAAAGCCAAATACCTTGTAACCTTCTATGGTTTATATGAGTTATATGCAGGCATACAGAATGTTCCGGGGGATAACGTGGCACACTATGCCCACCTTGGCGGAATGTTGATTGCATTTATTCTGTTAAAGATTTGGCAGAAAGATAGTACAAGATTTTATTAA
- a CDS encoding T9SS type A sorting domain-containing protein — MKKILLFIGIAFFTISTGFAQCTDNGTLKNSNLGDIFYFDVIIDCDNGDVIINDAGGEGQLVFRQDVSLNSLTVNFQNGNKPIRLVIPDSVTVTVTDDIIFTGPNNKDKFLEVNGNLNVGDQLDFGGVPMEIDGTGSVSAREIINGEGVTCTQPNGDPNESCPLFSVEVCDETIGICTDEALPIELKSFTASKSGKNIDLNWVTAKEENFSHFEIERSLDQENWSQIGLVQGLGESNSDVFYDFTDRNAPFGVIYYRLKSVDIDASYEYSPVVKIEVGFEGKLAVSPNPVQDASNLKIQVPSEFRDKLAYVGLFDLNGTKVQEFRNFDAEGSLQINQQLKAGMYILKVNHNGLQENIRVVVQ, encoded by the coding sequence ATGAAAAAGATTTTACTTTTTATTGGAATTGCATTTTTTACTATAAGTACAGGATTTGCACAATGTACCGACAATGGAACTTTAAAAAACTCTAATTTAGGAGATATATTCTACTTTGATGTCATTATTGATTGTGATAACGGTGACGTTATAATTAATGATGCTGGAGGAGAAGGACAATTAGTTTTTAGACAGGATGTCTCTCTAAACTCACTTACTGTTAATTTCCAGAACGGAAATAAACCTATTCGATTAGTGATTCCTGATAGTGTAACAGTTACTGTCACTGATGATATTATTTTTACAGGACCAAATAATAAAGATAAATTTCTAGAAGTAAATGGCAATTTAAATGTTGGAGACCAATTAGATTTTGGAGGTGTTCCGATGGAAATTGACGGAACAGGATCAGTCAGTGCTAGAGAAATCATTAATGGGGAAGGGGTAACTTGTACTCAACCAAATGGAGATCCCAATGAATCGTGTCCATTATTTTCAGTTGAGGTATGCGATGAAACTATTGGAATTTGTACAGATGAAGCTCTACCAATCGAACTAAAATCCTTCACTGCCTCAAAATCAGGCAAGAACATTGATTTAAACTGGGTAACTGCTAAAGAAGAAAACTTTTCTCACTTTGAAATTGAGCGTTCTCTTGACCAAGAAAACTGGAGTCAAATCGGGTTAGTGCAAGGTCTGGGAGAAAGCAATTCTGATGTATTTTATGACTTTACAGATAGAAATGCTCCTTTTGGAGTAATTTACTACAGACTGAAATCAGTAGATATTGATGCTTCTTATGAATATTCGCCAGTGGTGAAAATTGAAGTTGGCTTTGAAGGTAAGTTGGCGGTTTCGCCTAATCCGGTTCAAGATGCTTCGAATCTCAAAATTCAAGTACCAAGTGAGTTTAGAGATAAACTGGCTTATGTAGGTTTATTTGATTTGAATGGTACTAAAGTACAAGAATTTAGAAATTTTGATGCAGAAGGAAGTCTGCAAATTAATCAGCAGTTAAAAGCAGGTATGTATATATTAAAAGTAAACCATAATGGTTTACAGGAGAATATTAGGGTGGTGGTTCAATAG
- a CDS encoding OmpA family protein produces the protein MKIKYILFTSALLFLVSCSTFKRAEKKFEKGEFDSAIDLYQQALKKNDNAAQALFSIAESYRLSNRLEIAEPYYKASIDSGYTEDEVFYNYSLSLKANSNYDKAREVLESYLLDANNPEIKKLAEFQLKNLYNIDEILEDQTFYTVKNLEEINTPAAEYAPFFHDNELYFTSTRDDDGKVYKATGDNFSDIYKVKSRGANVDTATIEKLPPIINWSDANEGSVAIDSRGRTMVFARGNTGKRKGLNDVNLYITRYRNGKWSEPELMKINDPEAWNSTPAFSEDGRTLYFSSTREGGFGGVDLYSATVNSRGQWGNVRNLGNKINTPEDEMFPSASQDGKLYFSSNGHPGLGKLDIFVAERKGGKITISHLGKPMNSNKDDFAVFMYSPDRGFFSSDRPGGEGRDDIYTFKNEDPNLKIVNYFLAGVTTTHNANEEEVILPGANVRLFSQDSVLLGEILTGQDGEFNFRVSEEEDYFIIAEKDNYFTTRKTFSTVGKTVDKSQLTSLITNKVFETEILLEEIILDKAFELENIYYDFDSANIRADAAIELDKLVTILKDNPPIKIELSSHTDARGEAAYNQELSKRRAESAVAYIISQGIDPSRIKARGYGESQLIIEDAQTEEEHETNRRTEFKVTEYDKEIARRIREQEEAQFKKGTVEVEIKDEKEVPEASTDEFDFN, from the coding sequence GTGAAGATAAAATATATATTATTTACTTCAGCTTTACTTTTTTTAGTTTCATGTTCAACTTTTAAAAGAGCGGAAAAGAAGTTTGAGAAAGGAGAGTTTGATTCAGCTATTGATTTATATCAACAGGCTTTAAAAAAGAATGATAATGCAGCTCAAGCTTTATTTTCAATAGCAGAATCTTACAGATTATCCAACAGATTGGAAATAGCAGAGCCTTATTATAAAGCTTCTATTGATTCTGGTTATACAGAAGATGAAGTATTTTATAACTATTCTTTATCCCTAAAAGCTAATTCAAATTACGATAAAGCAAGGGAAGTATTGGAGAGCTATTTACTAGATGCCAATAATCCCGAGATTAAAAAACTAGCAGAATTCCAATTAAAAAACTTATATAATATTGACGAAATTCTGGAAGACCAAACTTTCTACACGGTAAAAAACCTTGAAGAAATTAACACTCCGGCTGCTGAATATGCTCCTTTTTTTCATGACAATGAGCTGTATTTCACTTCAACAAGAGATGATGATGGCAAAGTTTACAAAGCTACAGGAGATAATTTTTCTGATATCTATAAGGTGAAGTCAAGAGGAGCAAATGTTGACACAGCTACAATTGAAAAGTTGCCACCTATTATCAATTGGTCGGATGCAAACGAAGGTTCTGTTGCTATAGATTCAAGAGGTAGAACAATGGTTTTTGCTCGTGGTAACACGGGAAAAAGAAAGGGCTTGAATGATGTGAATCTTTATATCACTCGTTACCGAAACGGCAAGTGGTCAGAACCGGAATTGATGAAGATTAATGATCCGGAAGCATGGAATTCTACTCCTGCTTTTAGTGAAGATGGTAGAACACTTTACTTTTCATCCACAAGAGAAGGAGGTTTTGGTGGTGTCGATTTATATTCGGCAACTGTCAATAGCAGAGGTCAATGGGGAAATGTCAGAAATTTAGGTAATAAAATCAATACTCCTGAAGATGAGATGTTTCCATCAGCATCACAAGATGGAAAATTATATTTCTCTTCAAATGGTCATCCTGGCTTAGGGAAACTTGATATTTTCGTGGCTGAACGAAAAGGTGGTAAAATCACCATTTCACATTTAGGTAAACCCATGAATTCTAATAAGGATGATTTTGCGGTCTTTATGTATTCACCGGATAGGGGTTTCTTTTCAAGTGACCGCCCTGGAGGAGAAGGTAGAGATGATATCTATACTTTCAAAAATGAAGATCCTAATTTAAAAATTGTCAACTATTTTTTGGCTGGAGTAACAACTACTCATAACGCTAATGAGGAAGAAGTGATTTTACCAGGAGCTAATGTGAGGTTGTTTTCTCAAGACAGTGTTTTACTTGGGGAAATCCTCACCGGCCAAGATGGTGAATTTAATTTCAGGGTTTCCGAAGAAGAGGATTATTTTATAATAGCTGAAAAAGATAATTATTTCACGACCAGAAAGACCTTCTCTACCGTTGGAAAGACAGTGGATAAATCGCAGTTGACATCTTTAATCACCAACAAGGTATTTGAAACTGAAATTTTATTGGAAGAAATCATTTTGGATAAAGCATTTGAGCTCGAAAATATTTATTACGATTTCGACTCAGCAAATATTCGAGCTGATGCAGCTATTGAGTTAGATAAACTGGTTACTATATTAAAAGATAATCCTCCTATAAAAATCGAATTAAGCTCACATACCGATGCTAGAGGAGAAGCGGCTTATAACCAAGAACTTTCCAAACGAAGAGCAGAATCAGCTGTTGCTTATATCATTTCTCAAGGTATTGATCCTTCAAGAATAAAGGCTAGGGGCTACGGAGAAAGTCAATTGATCATTGAAGATGCACAAACAGAAGAAGAACATGAAACCAACCGAAGAACTGAATTCAAAGTAACGGAATACGATAAAGAAATTGCAAGAAGAATAAGAGAACAAGAAGAAGCTCAGTTCAAAAAGGGAACCGTAGAAGTAGAGATCAAAGATGAGAAGGAAGTGCCAGAAGCCTCAACAGATGAGTTTGATTTTAATTAG
- a CDS encoding rhomboid family protein: MAGFFDELKQNFKRPNNALNQLIIINAIVFVGLGLLALIGKFSGVEGLYAIVDAQFTIPPDLERFIYRPWTIITYAFSHAGFFHILMNMLVLYWFGMLVSQYLGSAKLVNLYVLGALAGAVIFILAYNLIPFLADRTTSGMVGASAAVYAVATASATLLPDHRFHLIFIGPVKIKYIVAVYIILSLLNSAGPNAGGNLAHLGGAGIGFLYVRGLQAGTDFGLWIQMTLGFIQSLFKSKPKIKVTYKKKQTAGASKGSSSSSSSSSSSIEQEEIDRILDKISEKGYESLSKDEKQKLFNASKK, from the coding sequence ATGGCAGGATTTTTCGATGAGTTAAAACAAAATTTTAAGCGCCCCAATAATGCCTTAAATCAATTGATCATTATTAATGCAATTGTTTTTGTAGGATTGGGTTTATTGGCATTAATAGGAAAATTTTCAGGTGTTGAAGGGCTATATGCAATAGTAGATGCTCAATTTACAATACCACCAGATTTAGAAAGGTTTATCTACAGACCTTGGACCATCATTACATATGCTTTCTCACATGCCGGATTCTTTCATATTTTAATGAATATGCTGGTATTGTATTGGTTTGGAATGCTGGTTTCTCAATACCTTGGAAGTGCTAAATTGGTGAATTTATATGTTTTAGGTGCGTTGGCTGGAGCTGTCATTTTCATACTAGCCTATAACTTGATTCCTTTTTTAGCAGATAGAACTACTAGCGGAATGGTAGGGGCTTCTGCTGCCGTTTATGCAGTAGCTACAGCATCTGCAACACTACTTCCTGATCACAGGTTTCATTTGATTTTTATAGGTCCTGTAAAAATTAAATATATAGTAGCGGTCTACATCATTTTATCATTATTAAACTCTGCTGGTCCTAATGCTGGTGGAAATCTTGCACACTTAGGTGGTGCAGGAATTGGCTTTTTATATGTAAGAGGTTTACAAGCTGGAACAGATTTTGGCCTTTGGATTCAAATGACTTTAGGTTTTATTCAAAGTTTATTCAAATCAAAGCCTAAAATTAAAGTTACCTACAAAAAGAAACAAACTGCTGGAGCCAGTAAAGGTAGCAGTTCCTCTTCATCATCTTCATCCTCTAGTATTGAGCAAGAAGAAATAGATAGAATATTGGATAAAATTTCTGAAAAAGGTTACGAAAGCCTAAGCAAAGATGAAAAGCAAAAGCTTTTTAATGCTAGCAAAAAATAA
- a CDS encoding RNA polymerase sigma factor, with translation MAPTVKISEEVLIKELKAQKSSAFEYLYDNYSGAIYGVIVRIVKSEEVAQEVLHDVFIKAWKNINAYSAEKGRLYTWLVNISRNASIDKLRSKEIKKTGKTDSVSDNVHTIDNANSTEQSIDSIGLEKVLDKLSDELRFVIDQMYFKGYTQTEISEEFDIPLGTVKTRARTAMRTLRELLL, from the coding sequence ATAGCACCAACAGTTAAAATATCGGAAGAGGTTCTAATAAAAGAACTCAAAGCACAGAAATCAAGTGCTTTTGAATACCTGTATGATAATTACAGTGGAGCTATATATGGTGTCATAGTCAGAATTGTTAAATCAGAGGAAGTAGCACAGGAAGTTTTGCATGATGTTTTTATAAAAGCCTGGAAAAACATAAATGCTTACAGTGCTGAAAAAGGTCGATTGTATACTTGGTTAGTCAATATTAGCCGAAATGCTTCCATCGATAAACTTCGATCAAAAGAAATAAAGAAAACAGGTAAAACCGATTCAGTCTCAGACAACGTACATACCATTGACAATGCAAATTCAACAGAGCAATCAATTGATAGCATAGGATTAGAAAAAGTCTTAGATAAGCTTTCTGATGAACTCCGATTTGTTATTGATCAAATGTATTTTAAAGGCTATACGCAAACTGAAATTTCCGAGGAATTTGATATCCCATTGGGTACGGTCAAAACCAGGGCGAGGACAGCTATGCGTACATTAAGAGAATTATTATTGTGA
- a CDS encoding enoyl-CoA hydratase/isomerase family protein, translating into MADFENLQLANENGVLTITINRAEKLNALNIATIEELREAFQDIYDNNEVKSVILTGAGEKAFVAGADISEISELNEMNGRKFSENGQEVFEMIEKCHKPVLAAVNGFALGGGCELAMACHMRIATPNAKFGQPEVNLGIIPGYGGTQRLTQLIGKGKALELMMTADFIGAEEAKSLGLVNHIAENQEELMTLANAILSKINSKAPLAIGMVIDSVNAYYTGEENGYQTEANSFAACCKSEDFKEGTKAFLEKRAAEFKGE; encoded by the coding sequence ATGGCTGATTTTGAAAACCTACAACTGGCTAATGAGAATGGTGTACTAACCATCACCATCAATAGAGCCGAAAAACTAAATGCCTTAAATATCGCCACTATAGAAGAATTGCGTGAAGCTTTCCAAGATATTTATGATAATAACGAAGTGAAATCTGTCATTTTAACCGGTGCTGGCGAAAAAGCTTTTGTAGCGGGTGCGGATATTTCTGAAATATCAGAATTGAATGAAATGAACGGTAGAAAGTTTTCTGAAAATGGTCAGGAAGTTTTTGAAATGATAGAGAAATGCCATAAACCTGTCTTGGCAGCCGTAAATGGCTTTGCTTTAGGCGGTGGTTGTGAACTGGCAATGGCCTGCCACATGCGAATTGCAACTCCTAATGCTAAATTTGGTCAGCCAGAGGTAAATCTTGGGATCATACCAGGTTATGGAGGTACGCAGAGATTAACACAATTAATTGGTAAAGGAAAAGCATTAGAGTTAATGATGACGGCTGATTTCATTGGAGCTGAAGAGGCCAAAAGCCTAGGTTTAGTGAACCATATAGCTGAAAATCAAGAGGAACTAATGACTTTAGCCAATGCTATACTCAGTAAAATAAACAGCAAGGCACCGCTTGCAATCGGTATGGTAATAGATAGCGTAAATGCTTATTACACAGGAGAAGAAAATGGCTATCAAACGGAAGCCAACAGCTTTGCAGCTTGTTGCAAGTCCGAAGATTTCAAAGAAGGAACAAAAGCCTTTTTAGAGAAAAGAGCTGCAGAGTTTAAAGGAGAATGA
- the lpdA gene encoding dihydrolipoyl dehydrogenase: protein MASKYDIIIVGSGPGGYVAAIRASQLGKKVAIVEKESLGGICLNWGCIPTKALLKSANVFEYISHAEDYGITVKDAKADFSGMVKRSRGVADGMSKGVQFLMKKNKIDVIDGFGKLKSGKKVEVENDGKKTEYSADNIIIATGGRAKELPNLPIDGKKIIEYRKAMSLEKQPKKMVVVGSGAIGVEFAYFYNAIGTEVTIVEFMDRIVPVEDEEVSKALAKTYKKAGINIMTSSEVTSVDTKGSGCKVTVKTKKGEEKLDCDVVLSAVGVATNLEGIGLEDVGVSTDKGKVLVDDYYKTNVDGVYAIGDIVHGPALAHVASAEGIICVEKIAGENPEPLDYKNIPGCTYCSPEIASVGYTEKQAKEAGYDLKIGKFPFSASGKASAAGAKDGFVKLVFDAKYGELLGAHMIGANVTEMIAEIVAVRKLETTGHELIKTVHPHPTMSEAIMEAAAAAYDEVIHI from the coding sequence ATGGCATCAAAATATGACATTATTATAGTGGGCTCTGGCCCAGGTGGTTATGTAGCCGCAATCCGTGCTTCTCAATTAGGTAAGAAAGTGGCTATAGTTGAAAAAGAAAGTTTAGGCGGGATTTGCTTAAACTGGGGATGTATTCCTACTAAAGCATTATTGAAAAGTGCCAATGTATTTGAATATATCAGCCATGCTGAAGATTATGGAATCACCGTAAAAGATGCGAAAGCTGATTTCTCAGGAATGGTAAAAAGAAGCCGTGGTGTTGCTGACGGCATGAGCAAAGGTGTTCAATTCTTGATGAAGAAAAACAAAATCGATGTAATTGACGGTTTTGGAAAATTGAAATCAGGAAAGAAAGTAGAAGTAGAGAATGACGGTAAGAAAACTGAGTATTCAGCTGATAACATCATTATAGCCACTGGAGGAAGAGCTAAAGAACTACCAAACCTTCCAATTGATGGCAAAAAAATCATAGAATATAGAAAAGCCATGAGCCTGGAAAAACAACCAAAGAAAATGGTGGTTGTGGGTTCTGGTGCGATTGGTGTTGAGTTCGCTTATTTCTACAATGCAATTGGAACGGAAGTTACCATAGTTGAATTTATGGATAGAATTGTTCCTGTGGAGGACGAGGAAGTATCGAAAGCATTAGCCAAGACTTATAAGAAAGCAGGGATCAACATTATGACCAGCTCTGAAGTAACTTCAGTTGACACCAAAGGAAGTGGTTGCAAAGTGACGGTCAAAACTAAAAAAGGTGAAGAAAAACTGGATTGTGATGTAGTACTTTCTGCAGTTGGCGTTGCTACTAACTTAGAAGGAATTGGTTTGGAAGATGTTGGCGTTTCAACTGATAAAGGAAAAGTATTAGTTGATGATTATTACAAAACCAATGTTGATGGCGTTTACGCAATTGGTGATATCGTTCACGGTCCTGCATTAGCTCACGTAGCTTCAGCCGAGGGAATTATTTGTGTTGAGAAGATTGCTGGTGAAAATCCAGAGCCATTAGATTACAAAAACATTCCTGGTTGTACTTATTGCAGCCCTGAAATTGCATCAGTTGGTTATACTGAAAAGCAAGCTAAAGAAGCGGGTTATGACTTAAAAATAGGTAAATTCCCATTCTCAGCTTCAGGAAAAGCAAGTGCGGCTGGAGCCAAAGATGGTTTCGTGAAGTTAGTATTTGATGCAAAATATGGCGAACTTTTAGGAGCGCACATGATCGGAGCCAATGTTACTGAAATGATAGCTGAAATTGTGGCGGTTAGAAAATTAGAAACCACAGGTCATGAATTGATTAAAACAGTTCATCCTCACCCAACCATGAGTGAAGCTATAATGGAAGCTGCAGCTGCTGCTTATGATGAGGTGATACATATTTAA
- a CDS encoding lipopolysaccharide biosynthesis protein — MNPLKKLASETGLYGMPSIMGRLLNYLLVPIHTGVFMREQFGTIGELYAYAAFLNIIYTFGMETAYFRFTTKEKSESYYANAFTAVLLTSVLFSGCIFIFATQIIQFLELDVQTYIVRYLAVIFFIDAIVAIPLAKLRLAHNARKFAFARMSSIVLNIIFNLCFLMLFPFLAKNGWMNWAIQEPFDIGYVFLANLLANLSMVVILYKEIFMQKLQFHWPKVKKMLVYALPILIMGLAGISVEQLDKIIFTHLLPPNFYEDTSAQAALGVYTAAVKLSVFMALAIQAFRYAGEPFFFSQAEDKEAPELFAKVLYYFVALSLLIWVGVSLNADLIGRIFLSGDEYREALFLVPILLFGKLFFGIYINLSIWFKVTDKTYYGVYISVVGGLVALIGNIILIPILGYTGAALTSVLAYFSMMIYCYISGQKHFKIPYPVGKITLNIVIAAALIIAFFYFKPSSLWLNYGLGILITLLYAGSMFLYERKSIFSKRLK, encoded by the coding sequence ATGAACCCACTTAAAAAATTAGCATCCGAAACCGGTTTGTATGGAATGCCCAGCATAATGGGTAGGTTGCTAAATTATTTATTGGTTCCGATACACACAGGAGTTTTCATGCGAGAGCAATTCGGAACCATTGGGGAATTATATGCTTATGCTGCTTTTCTGAATATCATTTATACATTTGGTATGGAAACGGCTTATTTCCGTTTTACCACAAAGGAAAAATCAGAAAGTTACTATGCAAATGCTTTTACGGCCGTTCTTTTAACTTCTGTCTTATTTAGTGGATGTATTTTTATATTTGCTACTCAAATAATTCAATTTCTTGAATTAGATGTTCAAACTTACATTGTCCGTTACCTTGCAGTCATCTTTTTTATCGATGCTATAGTGGCAATTCCTCTGGCCAAACTGCGATTAGCCCATAATGCAAGAAAGTTTGCTTTTGCCAGAATGAGCAGTATAGTGCTCAATATAATTTTCAATCTCTGTTTTTTAATGCTTTTTCCTTTTCTAGCAAAAAACGGTTGGATGAACTGGGCTATACAAGAGCCATTTGATATTGGATATGTGTTTTTAGCTAATCTACTGGCTAATTTATCAATGGTAGTTATTTTGTACAAAGAAATATTTATGCAAAAGCTCCAATTCCATTGGCCTAAAGTAAAAAAAATGTTGGTGTACGCTTTACCAATATTAATAATGGGATTGGCAGGCATATCTGTAGAACAATTAGATAAAATTATTTTTACCCATCTTTTACCTCCTAATTTTTATGAAGATACTTCTGCTCAAGCGGCTTTAGGAGTTTATACGGCAGCTGTCAAATTGAGTGTTTTTATGGCGTTGGCCATTCAGGCTTTTCGTTATGCCGGAGAACCTTTCTTTTTCAGTCAGGCAGAAGATAAAGAAGCACCAGAGCTTTTCGCAAAAGTACTCTATTATTTTGTAGCTCTTTCTTTGTTGATTTGGGTGGGAGTGAGCTTAAATGCAGATTTAATTGGTCGAATATTTTTAAGCGGAGATGAATATAGAGAAGCTTTATTTTTAGTGCCTATTTTGCTATTTGGTAAATTATTTTTTGGAATCTATATCAATCTCAGTATTTGGTTTAAAGTGACCGATAAAACGTATTATGGAGTTTATATTAGTGTAGTTGGGGGACTTGTAGCATTAATTGGAAATATCATTTTAATACCGATCTTAGGATATACTGGGGCTGCTTTAACCTCTGTCTTGGCTTATTTCAGTATGATGATCTATTGCTATATAAGTGGTCAGAAGCATTTTAAAATTCCATATCCTGTCGGGAAGATCACTTTAAATATAGTAATTGCAGCAGCTTTAATAATAGCTTTTTTCTATTTCAAGCCGAGTTCTTTATGGCTTAATTACGGACTAGGTATTTTAATCACATTATTATATGCAGGATCAATGTTTTTATATGAACGCAAAAGTATTTTTTCCAAAAGATTAAAATGA